One genomic window of Undibacterium cyanobacteriorum includes the following:
- a CDS encoding MAPEG family protein produces MNPALNHQLIFPMTAHLVFCVLLYAALTLARLPAVWGVGRDADGNNPWATYEKRISANLSNQFEWPMFFHLAAVIFLTRTDVFAHYAVVAAWMFIVGRVLHSAIQIGTTNVRLRGLVFMLNFVAVLVMWGELLMQFSAIKT; encoded by the coding sequence ATGAACCCAGCCCTTAATCATCAGTTGATTTTCCCCATGACGGCGCACTTGGTGTTCTGTGTGCTTTTGTATGCTGCTCTGACCTTGGCACGCTTGCCTGCGGTATGGGGCGTAGGACGTGACGCCGATGGTAATAATCCATGGGCCACATACGAGAAGCGCATTAGCGCCAATTTGAGTAATCAATTTGAATGGCCGATGTTCTTCCACCTCGCGGCTGTGATTTTTCTAACGCGCACCGACGTGTTTGCGCACTATGCTGTGGTTGCCGCGTGGATGTTTATAGTCGGTCGCGTATTGCATAGTGCGATCCAAATCGGCACTACGAATGTGCGTTTGCGCGGCTTGGTGTTTATGTTGAATTTTGTAGCGGTGTTGGTGATGTGGGGAGAACTGCTGATGCAGTTTTCAGCCATCAAAACTTAG
- a CDS encoding RBBP9/YdeN family alpha/beta hydrolase, translating into MNQSFNPFRIVILPGLGNSGSRHWQTHWQTHWGQAHPSWRRVEHQEWITPKAEDWIANLQQALDESTMPTILVAHSLACVLTARWALQHSGPVAGAFLVAPSDVDAPGFPEGTSGFKPMPMNRLPFPSMLVASTNDFYASEERSRAFAEAWGSELVVLGARDHIGEAANLGMWPEGMALLERFAAGLTK; encoded by the coding sequence ATGAATCAATCCTTCAACCCATTTCGAATCGTGATTTTGCCTGGTCTTGGTAACTCGGGTTCCCGACATTGGCAAACCCACTGGCAAACGCATTGGGGTCAAGCGCATCCAAGTTGGCGACGGGTAGAGCATCAAGAGTGGATCACACCAAAAGCCGAAGATTGGATCGCGAATTTGCAGCAAGCTCTAGATGAAAGTACGATGCCGACGATTTTGGTAGCGCACTCCCTCGCTTGCGTCTTAACCGCGCGCTGGGCCTTGCAACACAGCGGCCCCGTCGCCGGCGCGTTCTTGGTGGCACCGAGCGATGTTGATGCTCCGGGTTTTCCGGAAGGAACCAGCGGCTTTAAACCGATGCCGATGAATCGTTTACCTTTCCCTTCGATGTTGGTGGCGAGCACCAACGACTTTTACGCCAGCGAAGAACGCAGCCGCGCTTTTGCCGAGGCGTGGGGGTCTGAATTGGTCGTGCTCGGTGCGCGCGATCATATCGGCGAGGCGGCCAATTTGGGAATGTGGCCAGAGGGGATGGCTTTGTTGGAGCGCTTTGCGGCTGGTTTGACTAAGTGA
- a CDS encoding TFIIB-type zinc ribbon-containing protein, with translation MQCPIDQTPLSLRTVEGKSLHLCTQCNGHFLTADAIAELRANAAIQIHLHEKQSFRVSRRDGLSLLSPCHAVSMHTLFFRGVEIDVCPQCYAVWLDSDELQRVLQQVKFSKVEDLSGVAATKPEFETSVAKGDGLDVIEVIADLVEAVASFVD, from the coding sequence ATGCAGTGTCCGATTGATCAAACGCCATTGAGTTTGCGAACGGTAGAAGGAAAGTCGTTGCATTTGTGTACGCAATGCAATGGACATTTCCTGACGGCCGACGCGATCGCTGAATTGCGGGCTAATGCTGCAATCCAAATTCATTTGCATGAAAAGCAGTCCTTTCGTGTGTCGCGGCGCGACGGCTTGAGTTTACTTAGTCCCTGTCATGCGGTGTCTATGCACACGCTGTTTTTCCGGGGAGTTGAAATTGATGTATGCCCCCAGTGCTATGCGGTGTGGCTTGATTCCGATGAACTTCAGAGAGTTCTACAACAGGTGAAATTTTCGAAAGTGGAAGATTTATCTGGTGTTGCCGCTACGAAGCCGGAGTTTGAGACGAGTGTGGCTAAGGGAGACGGACTTGACGTCATAGAAGTGATTGCTGATCTGGTTGAGGCCGTTGCGTCGTTCGTAGATTAA
- a CDS encoding tRNA-uridine aminocarboxypropyltransferase produces MPTTPPPHAHAVSRLRSLRLQRSTRPFMARGGPHGERCAGCRLLPTYCICALRPIVPTRAAICLLMSDTEPLKPSNTGWLIADVIPDTFAFAWARTEVDPALLSLLADPQWQPYVVFPGEFVDPVRVVDRLQETEMVEVDSVRIAKRPLFILLDATWSEARKIFKKSPYLLPFPVLSLQPEQISNYQLRRSRRDDHFCTAEVAALCMELAQERQAAETLDAYLALYTEHYLRAKLQQKLDLEDALHQRIYALMQR; encoded by the coding sequence ATGCCGACCACGCCTCCACCCCACGCCCACGCCGTCTCCCGCTTACGCAGCCTCCGCCTGCAACGCAGCACCCGTCCTTTCATGGCACGAGGCGGACCGCATGGTGAACGCTGTGCTGGCTGTCGTCTGTTACCGACCTACTGCATTTGCGCCTTGCGGCCGATTGTGCCGACCCGTGCAGCGATATGTTTGTTGATGTCCGATACCGAACCGCTCAAACCAAGTAACACGGGCTGGTTGATCGCTGATGTGATTCCCGATACTTTCGCGTTTGCTTGGGCAAGGACCGAAGTTGACCCTGCTTTGCTGAGCTTGTTAGCGGACCCGCAATGGCAGCCTTACGTGGTCTTTCCCGGTGAATTTGTCGACCCAGTACGGGTGGTCGATCGCTTGCAAGAAACCGAGATGGTCGAGGTCGACTCGGTGCGCATCGCCAAGCGCCCTTTATTTATTTTGCTCGATGCGACCTGGTCTGAAGCGCGCAAGATTTTTAAGAAGAGCCCCTATTTACTGCCATTTCCAGTGTTGAGCTTACAGCCGGAGCAAATCTCGAATTATCAATTGCGTCGCTCGCGTCGTGATGATCATTTCTGCACCGCTGAGGTGGCAGCTTTGTGTATGGAATTAGCGCAAGAAAGGCAGGCGGCAGAGACGCTCGATGCCTATTTGGCGCTTTACACCGAACATTATCTGAGAGCGAAATTACAGCAGAAGTTGGATCTGGAAGATGCGCTGCATCAGCGCATATATGCTTTGATGCAGCGCTAG
- a CDS encoding aminopeptidase P N-terminal domain-containing protein has protein sequence MSASRFVCIPVLLFSLSSPFCIADAMAHSVANSSAASMPAQANANKADSSHHGVRLPASFFAGNRARLLAELKKMGPGTIAIIKSMPEQHRNGDSFHMYRQDSDFYYMTGIEEAESVAILEADSDKPYTLLVRARDARRERYDGARLGVEGAIKNGADKADSFPAAEQTLKSKIQNAQRIVLVSNFDEDFRRKALDLIYPFGSDNNHSNFKKTLIDGRHMIAEMRVIKQDVEIDMLQRAVDATAAGHLAAMRASKHASNEGEVAAAFQGTVRGLGARFTGYDTIAGAGGNSCTLHYVTNDAAIEKNGVMLLDAGAEVGYYTADVTRTWPVTGKFSKEQKAIYELVLKAQNAAIALVKEGHLHHEGFDAAMRIMSDGLVDLGILKGDKDTLYKSGAYNRFTMHGISHWLGLDVHDAGDYFMEAGKRGGQRPLQAGMVLTVEPGIYIPKDANDIDEKWRGIGVRIEDVLLVTKDGNRNMSGKLPRTVEAIEAAMAK, from the coding sequence ATGTCAGCTTCGCGCTTTGTCTGCATTCCTGTTTTGCTTTTTAGCTTATCCAGCCCGTTTTGTATTGCGGACGCTATGGCGCACTCAGTGGCGAACTCAAGCGCCGCATCCATGCCTGCCCAAGCGAACGCCAACAAAGCCGACAGTAGTCATCACGGCGTGCGCTTGCCCGCCAGTTTTTTTGCTGGCAATCGTGCTCGTCTGCTGGCGGAATTGAAGAAAATGGGACCAGGCACCATTGCCATCATCAAGTCCATGCCGGAACAACATCGCAATGGCGATAGCTTTCACATGTACCGCCAAGACTCCGATTTTTATTACATGACCGGGATTGAGGAAGCTGAGTCAGTGGCGATCCTCGAAGCCGATAGCGACAAACCTTACACCTTGTTAGTACGTGCTCGCGATGCTCGACGGGAGCGTTACGACGGAGCCCGCCTCGGCGTTGAAGGCGCAATCAAGAACGGCGCCGATAAAGCGGACTCTTTCCCCGCCGCTGAGCAAACTTTGAAAAGCAAAATTCAAAACGCCCAACGCATCGTTTTGGTTTCCAATTTCGATGAAGACTTTCGTCGTAAAGCGCTCGATCTGATTTACCCATTCGGCAGCGACAACAACCATAGCAACTTTAAGAAAACGCTGATTGATGGTCGCCACATGATTGCTGAAATGCGCGTGATCAAACAAGACGTGGAAATCGATATGCTGCAACGTGCGGTCGATGCGACCGCCGCTGGACACTTAGCCGCCATGCGCGCCAGCAAACACGCCAGTAACGAGGGCGAAGTGGCCGCCGCCTTTCAAGGCACGGTGCGCGGCCTCGGTGCTCGCTTCACTGGCTACGACACCATCGCCGGCGCGGGTGGCAATAGCTGCACACTGCACTACGTCACCAATGACGCCGCCATCGAAAAAAATGGCGTGATGTTACTCGATGCGGGTGCTGAGGTCGGCTATTACACGGCAGACGTCACGCGTACTTGGCCAGTCACTGGTAAATTCTCTAAAGAGCAAAAAGCGATTTATGAATTGGTCTTGAAAGCGCAAAACGCGGCCATCGCATTAGTCAAAGAAGGCCACTTGCATCACGAAGGTTTCGATGCCGCCATGCGCATCATGAGTGATGGCTTGGTTGATCTTGGTATTTTGAAAGGCGACAAAGACACGCTGTACAAGAGCGGCGCCTACAACCGCTTCACCATGCATGGCATCAGCCACTGGTTAGGTCTCGATGTCCATGATGCGGGTGACTATTTCATGGAAGCGGGTAAGCGCGGCGGCCAACGCCCACTGCAAGCGGGTATGGTGTTGACGGTAGAACCCGGCATTTACATTCCTAAAGATGCCAACGATATTGATGAAAAATGGCGCGGCATTGGTGTGCGCATCGAAGATGTCTTGTTAGTGACGAAGGACGGCAATCGCAATATGAGTGGGAAATTGCCGCGCACCGTGGAGGCGATTGAAGCTGCCATGGCGAAGTAA
- a CDS encoding tetratricopeptide repeat protein, with the protein MKHLLLVLGLWFALATNGMAQTSSDDRARELVYGNEKAFSLIKEGDVLQSQEKLNEALAKYRAASEADPKASGPWSSMASIFFSAAKSAKPEQVETYRAQAKGLAQKALQLYSGDPMAMEVLRQLDTPMTQVSLTENQEAARLFNQAENFFQQHDFKNALSKYEAAFAADPQFARAVLYAGDCYFQLGDFEKAEKLYRQALDLEPRNFQGWRFLAHAQMKLTRPLEMVKLSLIKSLEIQPNYMPAWDWYELVHDIEGTKLTKINVTRMAQVKPQKKDKETTYSIELVQQEGKDAKGTKGTKSTKDATDAKDADSATWLAYALLKVNNLSGGKDPITGLVRAEPLTPFKTEVEAWRFALGNVKLRDQVKSPLLKTLLKAEADQQLETAIFLFLYEEAFRSEFEAWKKQNPLALQRFVEHYLVRPSFTDH; encoded by the coding sequence ATGAAACATCTACTGCTTGTACTAGGTCTCTGGTTCGCCTTGGCGACCAACGGAATGGCCCAGACTTCGTCCGATGACCGTGCCCGTGAATTGGTGTACGGGAATGAGAAGGCATTTAGTTTAATCAAGGAGGGCGACGTCTTGCAGTCCCAAGAAAAGCTCAATGAGGCTTTAGCGAAATATCGGGCAGCGAGTGAGGCCGATCCCAAGGCGTCGGGCCCTTGGTCGAGCATGGCGAGTATTTTCTTTTCAGCCGCGAAGTCAGCCAAACCCGAGCAGGTTGAGACTTATCGGGCGCAAGCAAAGGGCTTGGCACAGAAGGCTTTGCAGTTGTATTCCGGTGATCCGATGGCCATGGAAGTTTTACGGCAGTTAGATACCCCAATGACGCAAGTGAGTTTGACGGAGAATCAAGAAGCGGCGCGTTTGTTTAATCAAGCCGAAAATTTCTTTCAACAGCACGACTTCAAGAACGCCTTGAGCAAATACGAAGCTGCGTTCGCTGCCGATCCACAATTTGCACGTGCAGTTTTGTATGCGGGCGATTGCTATTTTCAATTAGGCGATTTTGAGAAAGCAGAAAAATTGTATCGACAAGCTTTGGATCTCGAACCGCGCAATTTCCAAGGCTGGCGTTTCTTAGCGCATGCGCAAATGAAGTTGACGCGTCCTTTGGAAATGGTGAAGTTATCCTTGATTAAGTCTTTGGAAATTCAACCGAATTACATGCCAGCTTGGGATTGGTATGAGCTGGTGCATGATATTGAAGGTACAAAGCTGACTAAGATTAATGTCACTCGCATGGCTCAAGTGAAGCCGCAAAAGAAGGATAAAGAAACGACGTATTCGATTGAACTAGTGCAGCAAGAAGGGAAGGATGCTAAAGGCACTAAAGGTACTAAAAGCACGAAAGACGCGACAGATGCTAAAGATGCGGATTCAGCCACCTGGTTAGCGTATGCACTCTTGAAGGTTAATAATCTGAGTGGCGGCAAAGATCCAATAACCGGCTTAGTGAGAGCCGAGCCGCTGACGCCTTTCAAAACCGAGGTCGAAGCATGGCGTTTTGCTTTGGGCAACGTAAAATTAAGAGACCAGGTGAAAAGTCCGCTCCTGAAAACCTTACTCAAGGCGGAAGCTGACCAACAGCTTGAAACAGCGATCTTCTTATTCCTCTATGAGGAGGCTTTCCGTAGTGAATTCGAAGCGTGGAAAAAACAAAATCCCCTAGCGCTGCAGCGTTTCGTTGAACACTATTTGGTACGTCCTAGTTTCACCGATCATTGA
- a CDS encoding AEC family transporter translates to MSAAVFLKLLVLILIVAIGWWAGRTSMLRGPEPVRVISAVAFYLLAPALLFRATAKIDAHHLPWQTLAAFFIPVMLWLLLNYGLQKIIAKPNSAAEIPAVRALSLSFGNNVQVGLPLIASLFGDTGLSLHVAIISLHAILLMGTGTLLIELDIARQQHHADQQSLSKTLQQTLRNIIIHPIILPVMSGFAFNLTGLHLPQPLDETLQLMGSGTVPLCLLLIGLSLAHHGVKGSVKPALMISAGKMIGMPLLVFLSAHYLLHLEGVQLAVVTLGAALPCGSNTLMFSQRYQTLEAETSAAIVMSTVGFAVMAPLWLMVLGRFAAS, encoded by the coding sequence ATGTCCGCCGCCGTTTTCCTTAAACTCCTCGTTTTAATCTTGATTGTAGCAATCGGCTGGTGGGCGGGACGCACGTCCATGTTACGCGGCCCAGAACCGGTACGGGTGATCTCAGCCGTTGCCTTTTATTTACTTGCACCCGCTCTCCTGTTTCGCGCCACTGCGAAAATCGATGCCCATCATCTGCCATGGCAAACCCTGGCCGCTTTTTTTATTCCGGTGATGTTGTGGTTACTGTTGAATTATGGTCTACAGAAAATAATCGCCAAACCAAACAGTGCCGCAGAAATTCCCGCAGTTCGCGCTTTGAGTTTAAGCTTCGGCAATAATGTTCAAGTTGGCTTACCACTGATTGCATCGCTGTTTGGCGATACTGGGTTGTCCTTGCACGTGGCAATTATTAGCTTGCATGCGATTTTGTTGATGGGCACCGGCACCTTATTGATTGAGCTGGATATCGCGCGACAACAGCATCATGCCGATCAACAAAGCTTATCGAAAACTTTGCAGCAGACGCTCCGCAACATCATCATCCACCCCATTATTTTGCCCGTGATGTCGGGCTTTGCCTTCAATCTGACGGGACTTCATTTGCCGCAACCGTTAGACGAAACTTTACAGTTGATGGGTTCAGGGACCGTGCCCTTATGTCTGCTGTTGATCGGTCTCTCGCTCGCCCATCATGGGGTCAAGGGCTCGGTGAAACCGGCGCTGATGATCAGCGCTGGCAAAATGATAGGCATGCCTTTACTCGTATTTTTAAGCGCCCATTACTTGCTACATCTTGAAGGCGTACAACTGGCCGTGGTCACGCTCGGTGCCGCACTGCCTTGTGGCAGTAACACGCTGATGTTCTCGCAACGCTATCAAACCCTTGAAGCAGAAACGAGTGCCGCGATTGTGATGTCGACGGTTGGTTTCGCTGTGATGGCACCACTGTGGTTGATGGTGTTAGGCCGCTTCGCTGCTTCGTGA
- a CDS encoding DUF3297 family protein, giving the protein MSDNNKPAFPDRLSVDPRSKFHVAEIFQHDVGILLNGKERRDVEEYCISEGWILVPAGKALDRRGMPMMIKVKGTVEPFYR; this is encoded by the coding sequence ATGTCAGACAATAATAAACCCGCATTCCCAGACCGTTTGTCGGTCGACCCACGTAGCAAATTTCACGTGGCTGAGATTTTTCAACATGACGTCGGTATTTTGCTCAACGGTAAAGAACGCCGCGACGTCGAAGAGTATTGCATTAGCGAAGGTTGGATTTTGGTACCCGCCGGTAAAGCGCTTGATCGTCGCGGCATGCCGATGATGATCAAAGTCAAAGGCACGGTAGAACCGTTTTATCGTTAA
- a CDS encoding erythromycin esterase family protein, which produces MSTLFALMLVACGGSGSGQVSSPTSSVNTTPTASVVDLTQAKLLSDSELSSNPFPNLPPPPADEMAWLQSHHHKIRSLKYDQDFSDLSFLEHLLNGKRIVQLGESSHGTREFSQAKVRLIKYLHEKLGYNVIAFESSTIGCYMQELELAQGRSFPVNQSCIFGVWSSREVQDLFTYIEQTRKTNKPLYLAGFDEQYSNQFDQANLVKSWAQTAITQIDDPALKVLPTVLDQGTQIGQLGVNCVTDKASPDCASFFASYQSKAAELANLAQALTPYIERATGSNKQTLEMLQLVTINLQKRLEVTKQNYDRVGYLEPRDRVMADNITTLANRIYPQEKIMVWAHNGHISHSISGYVDTGRTMGSFLAATWGPQLYSIGLFMLRGETANNDRSIVQVQPLLGNSIETYAASLHLAAVFIPFPAQNQIGSGDDWLFRPINFYTWGKYPSQAPITEQFNAVLVIDHSSMPDYVR; this is translated from the coding sequence ATGTCCACACTGTTTGCGTTGATGTTGGTGGCCTGCGGCGGCTCAGGTAGCGGTCAGGTCAGTAGCCCAACAAGCAGCGTCAACACGACACCAACAGCCAGCGTGGTTGATTTGACGCAAGCGAAATTGTTGAGCGACAGCGAACTGAGCAGCAATCCCTTCCCCAATTTGCCACCACCACCGGCAGACGAAATGGCATGGCTACAGAGCCACCATCACAAAATTCGCTCGCTCAAATACGACCAAGATTTTTCCGATTTAAGTTTCTTGGAGCACCTCTTAAACGGTAAACGCATTGTGCAATTAGGCGAAAGCTCACATGGCACACGCGAATTTAGTCAGGCCAAAGTGCGATTAATCAAATACCTGCACGAGAAACTTGGTTACAACGTAATTGCCTTCGAATCCTCCACCATTGGCTGCTACATGCAAGAGCTCGAATTGGCGCAGGGTCGATCATTTCCGGTCAATCAATCATGCATTTTCGGTGTGTGGAGTTCGCGCGAAGTGCAGGATCTGTTTACTTATATCGAGCAAACACGCAAGACCAATAAGCCGCTCTACTTGGCAGGTTTTGACGAACAGTATTCCAATCAATTTGATCAAGCCAATCTCGTCAAATCTTGGGCGCAAACGGCCATCACGCAAATCGACGATCCTGCACTCAAAGTACTACCAACCGTGCTTGACCAAGGCACTCAAATCGGCCAACTTGGGGTCAACTGTGTGACCGATAAAGCCTCACCCGACTGCGCCAGTTTTTTTGCCAGCTACCAAAGTAAAGCCGCTGAATTAGCCAACCTCGCGCAAGCGCTCACCCCTTATATCGAGCGCGCGACAGGGTCCAATAAACAAACCCTAGAAATGCTGCAATTGGTGACCATCAATTTGCAAAAGCGGCTCGAAGTAACTAAACAAAACTACGATAGGGTAGGCTACTTAGAGCCACGTGATCGGGTCATGGCAGATAACATTACTACGCTCGCCAATCGCATTTATCCGCAAGAAAAGATCATGGTCTGGGCTCACAACGGCCATATCAGTCATAGCATTTCCGGCTATGTCGATACAGGTCGCACAATGGGTAGCTTTTTAGCCGCGACCTGGGGGCCACAACTGTATTCAATTGGTCTGTTCATGCTGCGCGGTGAAACCGCCAATAATGATAGAAGCATCGTACAAGTACAGCCATTGCTCGGCAATTCGATAGAAACCTACGCGGCGAGTCTCCACTTGGCCGCCGTTTTCATTCCCTTCCCGGCACAAAACCAAATTGGCAGTGGAGACGATTGGTTATTTCGACCGATCAACTTCTATACTTGGGGAAAATACCCATCACAAGCCCCCATCACCGAACAATTCAACGCGGTACTCGTGATCGATCACTCCAGTATGCCGGACTACGTGCGCTGA
- a CDS encoding M16 family metallopeptidase gives MKLKTSTLLITAALGAAFGTSLPAMAAHADHMASANKATVNTKKAELKIEYQKFSLPNGLEVIFHIDRSDPVVAVNLTAHVGSTREKAGRTGFAHLFEHLLFLESENLGKGGLDKLSARIGGSGANGSTSQDRTNYLQTVPKDALEKMIWAEADKLGWFINTVTDPVLAKEKQVVKNEKRQSVDNAPYGHTSYVIDKALYPVDHPHNWQVIGSLDDLQNATLDDVKEFFRRWYVPNNVTLVLAGDFDPVQARKWVEKYFGEIPRGQDVQPQAKRPAVLKDSIKLYHEDNFARLPALTLTWPTVEQLHPDSYPLQILAAYLAQGKKAPLNQVLVDNLKLTANANMGNNTAELVGQMMLSVRAFDDKNLDQVMAGVQQAFDKFEKEGISDSDLARIKAGEETQFYQSLSSVLGKSSLLAEYNYLNGNPGYISIDIQKTQAVTAADVMRVYQQYIKGKPFVATSFVPKGKLSQVLTGSTKAEVVEEKIVQGAEDAVDPSIKATYTKTPSKIDRSKEPPYGKGADSKVPAVWDAKLSNGMRVSGIQNTEVPLMQFEIVIKGGLLLEEVNKVGVSNLLSRMLMRGTAHKTTQELEEAIQQLGANIRVNARTEDIRLNVTTLSRNYAQTMALVQEILLQPRWDEQEFALAKQSVLSQIRQQEANPNAVASAQFAKLTYGQNNIRSRNILGSAESVNAISIDDLKSYYSKNFAASVARMNVVGSLSKAEVQASLSSLNEAWKAGKVNLPAPSSAPSIAGGKVYFYDIPNAKQSVIQVGYPALAATDADYYPATVMNYILGGGGFASRLTQELREGKGYTYGINSGFSGTRSAGSFLIASGVRSNVTLESLQLVKKILGDFATTYSEDDLATTKSFLIKSNARAFETASAKLGMLDNIAEYGWKASYVKDREQIVKNMTVNKIKGLANQYLDPNKMVWLVVGDAKTQLPRMKDLGFGEAVLLNPETK, from the coding sequence ATGAAACTAAAAACATCGACGCTATTGATTACGGCAGCGCTAGGCGCCGCATTTGGTACAAGCTTGCCGGCCATGGCCGCGCATGCAGATCATATGGCGAGTGCAAACAAAGCCACTGTCAATACCAAGAAGGCGGAACTGAAAATTGAGTATCAAAAATTCAGCTTACCGAATGGCCTCGAAGTCATTTTCCATATCGATCGTTCCGATCCAGTGGTGGCAGTGAATTTAACCGCCCACGTCGGTTCTACGCGTGAAAAAGCAGGCCGTACGGGGTTTGCTCATTTGTTTGAGCATCTTTTGTTTTTGGAATCTGAGAACTTAGGCAAAGGTGGCCTCGATAAATTGTCGGCGCGTATCGGTGGCTCTGGCGCCAATGGTTCGACTTCACAAGACCGCACCAATTACTTGCAAACGGTACCGAAAGACGCCTTAGAAAAAATGATTTGGGCCGAAGCTGACAAGCTCGGTTGGTTTATTAATACCGTGACCGATCCGGTCTTGGCCAAAGAAAAGCAAGTCGTCAAAAATGAGAAACGCCAGAGCGTCGACAATGCGCCCTACGGCCATACTTCCTACGTGATCGATAAAGCGCTCTATCCTGTGGATCATCCCCATAACTGGCAAGTGATTGGCTCACTCGATGATTTGCAAAATGCGACCCTTGATGACGTCAAAGAATTCTTCCGTCGTTGGTATGTGCCAAATAATGTGACCTTGGTTTTAGCGGGTGACTTTGATCCAGTACAAGCACGCAAGTGGGTTGAAAAATATTTCGGTGAGATTCCGCGCGGCCAAGATGTGCAGCCACAGGCAAAACGTCCTGCGGTGTTGAAGGACAGCATCAAGCTCTATCACGAAGATAATTTCGCACGTCTGCCAGCCTTGACTTTGACTTGGCCAACCGTCGAACAACTGCATCCTGATTCCTATCCTCTGCAGATTTTGGCGGCATATCTAGCACAAGGGAAGAAAGCACCATTGAATCAAGTCTTGGTCGACAACTTGAAGTTGACGGCCAACGCGAATATGGGCAATAACACGGCCGAACTGGTGGGACAGATGATGTTGTCGGTGCGTGCCTTCGACGACAAGAATCTCGATCAAGTGATGGCGGGTGTTCAACAGGCTTTCGATAAGTTTGAAAAAGAAGGCATTTCTGATAGTGATCTGGCTCGCATCAAGGCGGGTGAAGAGACCCAATTCTATCAATCCTTGTCGAGCGTGCTAGGCAAATCCTCTTTGCTCGCCGAGTACAACTACTTGAACGGTAATCCCGGCTATATCAGTATCGACATCCAAAAAACGCAGGCCGTGACGGCGGCTGATGTGATGCGCGTCTATCAGCAATACATCAAAGGTAAACCATTTGTGGCGACGAGTTTTGTACCGAAAGGAAAACTCAGCCAAGTTTTGACTGGATCGACCAAGGCTGAAGTGGTGGAAGAAAAGATTGTGCAAGGCGCGGAAGATGCGGTTGATCCTAGCATCAAGGCCACCTATACCAAGACGCCGTCCAAAATTGATCGCAGCAAAGAACCACCTTATGGCAAAGGCGCCGACTCCAAAGTTCCGGCAGTGTGGGATGCTAAGTTAAGCAATGGCATGCGCGTCAGCGGCATTCAAAATACCGAAGTACCGTTGATGCAATTTGAAATCGTCATCAAAGGCGGTTTGTTATTGGAAGAGGTGAATAAAGTGGGCGTGTCGAATTTGTTGTCGCGTATGTTGATGCGCGGTACGGCGCATAAGACCACCCAAGAGTTGGAAGAAGCGATTCAACAATTGGGTGCCAATATTCGTGTCAATGCCCGCACTGAAGATATCCGCTTGAATGTCACCACCTTGTCGCGCAATTACGCGCAGACCATGGCGCTGGTGCAGGAAATCTTATTGCAACCACGTTGGGACGAGCAAGAATTCGCCTTAGCGAAGCAAAGCGTGTTGAGCCAAATTCGCCAACAGGAAGCGAATCCGAATGCGGTCGCCAGTGCGCAATTCGCCAAACTGACCTACGGTCAAAACAATATCCGTTCGCGCAATATCTTGGGCAGCGCCGAGAGTGTGAATGCGATTAGCATCGATGATTTGAAATCCTACTACAGCAAAAATTTCGCGGCCTCGGTAGCGCGGATGAATGTGGTGGGGTCATTGAGCAAGGCTGAAGTACAAGCCTCCTTGAGTTCCTTGAACGAAGCATGGAAAGCTGGCAAGGTGAATTTACCCGCACCGAGTTCAGCACCAAGCATCGCTGGTGGTAAGGTTTATTTCTACGATATCCCGAATGCGAAACAGTCAGTCATACAAGTGGGTTACCCAGCATTAGCGGCGACCGATGCTGATTACTACCCTGCGACCGTGATGAATTACATCTTGGGTGGAGGTGGTTTTGCCTCGCGCTTGACGCAAGAATTACGCGAAGGTAAAGGCTACACCTATGGTATCAACTCTGGTTTCAGCGGTACTCGTAGTGCTGGTAGTTTTTTGATCGCCAGCGGTGTACGCAGTAACGTTACGCTCGAATCCCTGCAATTAGTGAAGAAGATTTTGGGCGACTTTGCGACGACTTATTCGGAAGATGATTTGGCGACGACTAAGAGCTTCCTGATCAAGAGCAATGCACGGGCGTTTGAAACAGCATCTGCGAAATTAGGGATGCTCGACAACATCGCCGAGTATGGATGGAAAGCTAGCTATGTCAAAGATCGCGAGCAAATCGTGAAGAATATGACGGTGAACAAGATCAAGGGTTTAGCGAATCAATACCTCGATCCGAATAAGATGGTGTGGTTGGTGGTGGGTGATGCCAAGACCCAATTGCCACGCATGAAGGATTTGGGATTTGGCGAAGCAGTATTATTGAATCCTGAAACCAAGTGA